The Caulobacter sp. FWC26 genome contains a region encoding:
- a CDS encoding pseudouridine synthase → MTKPHDPLYEPHLDGQDGDLDGGPGERVAKALARAGVASRREVERLIEAGRVAINGKVLTTPAVKVKPGDFLTVDGQLVAEREPTRIFRYHKPTGLMTTHSDPKGRPTVFQTLPKDLPRLISVGRLDLNSEGLLLLTNDGELSRALETPSNAWVRRYRARAFGDTTQAKLDTLKDGVTIEGVKYGAIDAKLDKAHERAGGGKNVWITVSLSEGKNREVRKVLESIGLKVNRLIRLSYGPFALGTLAAGQIEEVGPRVIRELLEGVVSPENMPTGDRPKFVGIANPIKAPGAEGGGDLQRRGAPRADRAILPDAPEKPEKPVYKPGWAKPKKKTSPHGPAKSVGKGPAKPKRPAKSIETKFIDDRKPIARSKTAPRVAAKPGTKPAEGAARRLSERPAKPGASRGPKR, encoded by the coding sequence ATGACCAAACCCCACGATCCCCTGTACGAGCCCCACCTCGACGGTCAAGACGGAGATCTCGACGGCGGCCCCGGCGAGCGGGTGGCCAAGGCGCTGGCGCGGGCCGGCGTGGCCTCGCGGCGCGAGGTCGAGCGGCTGATCGAAGCGGGCCGCGTGGCCATCAACGGCAAGGTGCTGACGACCCCGGCGGTCAAGGTGAAGCCCGGAGACTTCCTCACCGTCGACGGCCAGTTGGTGGCTGAGCGCGAGCCCACGCGGATTTTCCGTTATCACAAGCCGACCGGACTGATGACCACCCACAGCGACCCCAAGGGTCGCCCAACGGTGTTCCAGACCCTGCCCAAAGACCTGCCGCGCCTGATCTCGGTCGGTCGCCTGGACTTGAACTCCGAAGGTCTGCTGCTGCTGACCAACGACGGCGAACTGTCCCGCGCGCTGGAAACGCCCAGCAACGCCTGGGTCCGCCGCTATCGCGCCCGGGCCTTCGGCGACACCACCCAGGCCAAGCTCGACACGCTCAAGGACGGGGTTACGATCGAGGGCGTCAAGTACGGCGCCATCGACGCCAAGCTCGACAAGGCCCACGAACGCGCGGGCGGCGGCAAGAACGTGTGGATCACGGTGAGCCTGTCGGAAGGCAAGAACCGCGAGGTCCGCAAGGTGCTGGAGTCGATCGGCCTGAAGGTCAATCGCCTGATCCGCCTGTCGTACGGCCCCTTCGCTCTAGGGACCCTGGCCGCCGGCCAGATTGAGGAGGTCGGCCCGCGCGTGATCCGCGAACTGCTGGAAGGCGTCGTTTCTCCTGAGAACATGCCGACCGGTGATCGTCCCAAGTTCGTCGGGATCGCCAACCCCATCAAGGCGCCCGGCGCCGAGGGCGGCGGCGACCTTCAACGTCGGGGCGCTCCGCGTGCGGACCGCGCGATCCTGCCAGACGCGCCCGAGAAGCCGGAAAAGCCGGTCTACAAGCCCGGCTGGGCCAAACCCAAGAAGAAGACCTCGCCGCATGGTCCGGCCAAGTCCGTAGGCAAGGGTCCGGCCAAGCCCAAGCGGCCGGCGAAGTCGATCGAGACCAAGTTCATCGACGATCGCAAACCGATCGCGCGCAGCAAGACCGCGCCTCGCGTAGCCGCCAAGCCGGGGACGAAGCCCGCCGAGGGCGCAGCCCGTCGACTGTCGGAACGGCCAGCCAAACCTGGCGCGTCGCGCGGTCCCAAGCGTTAG